A window from Larimichthys crocea isolate SSNF chromosome XXIII, L_crocea_2.0, whole genome shotgun sequence encodes these proteins:
- the atp8a2 gene encoding phospholipid-transporting ATPase IB isoform X2 — MYFNRRAKKIHSEGASPLSHQSNGAGPACSSAGYRKADDEMSGTTSQADPIDATARTVLLNRPQNTKFCDNHVSTTKYGVLTFLPRFLYEQIRRAANAFFLFIALMQQIPDVSPTGRYTTLVPLIFILTVAGIKEIIEDYKRHKADNTVNKKKTTVLRNGAWQTVIWKQVAVGDIVKVTNGQHLPADMVIVSSSEPQAMCYTETSNLDGETNLKIRQGLPLTAAAQTLEDLIALSGRLECEGPNRHLYDFTGTLRLENLNPAPLGPDQVLLRGAQLRNTQWVVGIVVYTGHDSKLMQNSTKAPLKRSNVERVTNMQILVLFGILLVMALISSVGAAIWNREHTEDACWYLSRAGDISTNFAYNLLTFIILYNNLIPISLLVTLEVVKFTQALFINWDVEMYYAETDTPAMARTSNLNEELGQVKYLFSDKTGTLTCNVMHFKKCTIAGITYGHFPDLDCDRSMEDFSNLPSSSNNSTEFDDPALIQNIEKNHPTSPQICEFLTMMAVCHTVVPEREENQIIYQASSPDEGALVKGAKGLGFVFTARTPDSVIIEARGKEMSYELLNVLEFSSNRKRMSVVVRTPDGKLRLYCKGADNVIFERLTETSQYKELTVAHLEQFATEGLRTLCFAYVDLEEDAYQEWLKEYNRVSTVLKDRAQKLEECYELLEKNLMLLGATAIEDRLQAGVPETIATLMRADIKIWVLTGDKQETAINIGYSCRLVTHGMSLIIVNEDSLDATRAKLTAHCSSLGDSLRKENELALIIDGQTLKYALSFELRQAFLDLALSCKAVICCRVSPLQKSEIVDMVKKHVKAITLAIGDGANDVGMIQTAHVGVGISGNEGMQATNSSDYSIAQFSYLEKLLLVHGAWSYNRVTKCILYCFYKNVVLYIIELWFAFVNGFSGQILFERWCIGLYNVIFTALPPFTLGIFDRPCSQQNMLRFPQLYRITQNAEGFNTKVFWGHCINALIHSIILFWFPLKMLEHDSPFSDGQGNDYLFAGNMVYTYVVVTVCLKAGMETTAWTRFSHLAVWGSMILWMVFFAVYSAIWPTIPIAPDMLGQAGKVMQCWHFWLGLVLVPTACLLKDFAWTATRRTVRKSLLEEVQELEARAVDPGAAVLRDASGRSLNERAHLLTRVFRKTPSSVGRSNSVQQTVSHGYAFSQEEHGVVSQSQVVRSYDTTRQRPSL; from the exons CCTCGCCTCTCTCCCATCAATCCAACGGTGCAGGACCTGCTTGCTCGTCCGCCGGTTACCGCAAGGCAGATGATGAGATGTCCGGGACCACTTCCCAGGCGGATCCCATAGACGCCACGGCGCGGACGGTGCTGCTGAACCGGCCACAGAATACCAAGTTCTGCGACAACCATGTCAG TACCACCAAGTATGGGGTGCTCACCTTTCTGCCCCGGTTCCTGTATGAGCAGATCAGGCGCGCTGCCAACGCCTTCTTCCTGTTCATCGCACTCATGCAG CAAATCCCTGATGTATCACCGACCGGTCGCTACACAACGCTGGTCCCGCTCATCTTCATCCTCACAGTGGCCGGGATCAAAGAGATCATAGAGGACtat aaaagacacaaagcagACAACACCGtaaacaagaagaagacaacAG TGCTGCGGAACGGAGCCTGGCAGACGGTCATCTGGAAACAG GTGGCAGTAGGCGACATAGTGAAGGTGACGAATGGCCAGCACCTTCCAGCTGACATGGTTATTGTGTCCTCCAG CGAGCCACAGGCCATGTGCTACACTGAGACCTCCAACCTGGATGGAGAAACCAACCTGAAGATCAGACAG GGTCTCCCActcacagctgctgctcagaCGCTAGAGGATTTGATTGCACTGTCTGGTCGGTTGGAGTGCGAAGGCCCTAACAGACACCTGTATGACTTCACCGGCACTCTGCGGCTGGAGAACCTgaa TCCTGCTCCCCTGGGTCCAGACCAGGTGTTGCTGCGAGGAGCCCagctcagaaacacacagtggGTTGTGGGAATAGTTGTCTACACTGGCCATGACTCCAAACTGATGCAG AACTCCACCAAGGCACCACTGAAGCGCTCTAATGTGGAGCGAGTGACCAACATGCAGATCCTGGTCTTGTTTGGCATCCTGCTGGTCATGGCACTGATCAGCTCCGTGGGCGCTGCCATCTGGAACAGAGAACACACTGAAGACGCGTGCTGGTACCTGTCCCGAGCTG GTGACATCTCCACTAACTTTGCATATAACCTGTTGACGTTCATCATCCTGTACAACAACCTAATCCCCATCAGCCTGCTGGTCACTCTGGAGGTGGTCAAGTTCACACAGGCCCTCTTCATCAACTGG GACGTTGAGATGTACTACGCTGAGACAGACACACCGGCCATGGCTCGAACGTCCAATCTTAATGAAGAACTGGGCCAG GTGAAGTATCTCTTTTCCGACAAGACGGGAACTCTGACCTGTAACGTCATGCACTTTAAGAAGTGTACTATCGCAGGAATCACATACGG ACACTTCCCTGATCTTGACTGCGATCGTTCAATGGAGGACTTCAG CAATCTGCCGTCCAGCAGCAATAACTCTACAGAGTTTGACGACCCAGCTCTCATCCAAAACATTGAGAAGAACCAT cctacATCTCCTCAAATCTGTGAGTTCCTGACAATGATGGCAGTGTGCCACACAGTGGTCCCAGAGCGAGAGGAAAACCAGATAATTTACCAAGCCTCTTCGCCAGATGAAGGAGCGCTGGTCAAAGGGGCCAAAGGACTTGGCTTTGTTTTCACTGCAAGAACTCCAGATTCAGTCATAATCGAAGCT agaggaaaagagatgaGCTATGAGCTGCTGAATGTGCTGGAGTTTTCCAG TAACCGCAAACGTATGTCCGTGGTGGTCAGAACCCCCGACGGGAAACTACGGCTGTACTGCAAAGGAGCT GATAATGTCATTTTTGAACGTCTGACTGAGACGTCCCAGTACAAAGAATTAACTGTTGCTCATCTGGAACAGTTTGCTACTGAAG GCCTGAGGACTCTGTGTTTTGCCTATGTGGACCTGGAGGAAGACGCCTACCAGGAGTGGCTGAAGGAGTACAATCGTGTCAGCACTGTGCTCAAAGACCGCGCTCAGAAACTTGAGGAGTGTTATGAACTACTGGAAAAG AACTTAATGCTGTTGGGCGCCACAGCCATAGAGGACCGTCTCCAGGCCGGTGTGCCAGAGACCATCGCCACTCTGATGAGGGCTGACATCAAGATCTGGGTCCTCACTGGAGACAAGCAAGAGACGGCCATTAACATAG GTTACTCCTGTCGTCTGGTGACACACGGCATGTCCCTCATCATCGTCAACGAGGACTCTCTGGAC GCTACCCGTGCTAAACTGACGGCTCACTGTTCGTCCCTGGGCGACTCTCTGCGGAAGGAAAATGAGCTGGCGCTGATCATCGATGGGCAGACGCTGAAATATGCACTGTCCTTCGAGCTCCGCCAGGCCTTCCTTGACTTGGCATTGTCCTGCAAGGCTGTCATCTGCTGCCG AGTGTCGCCGCTGCAGAAGTCAGAGATTGTGGATATGGTGAAGAAACACGTGAAGGCCATCACGCTGGCGATAGGCGACGGCGCGAACGACGTGGGCATGATCCAGACGGCTCACGTCGGCGTGGGGATCAGCGGCAACGAGGGCATGCAGGCCACCAACTCTTCTGACTACTCCATAGCACAG TTCTCCTACTTAGAGAAGCTGCTATTGGTCCACGGGGCGTGGAGCTACAACCGTGTCACCAAGTGCATCCTCTACTGTTTCTATAAGAATGTAGTCCTATACATTATAGAG CTCTGGTTTGCCTTTGTGAACGGGTTCTCTGGCCAGATCCTTTTTGAGCGGTGGTGTATAGGCCTCTACAATGTG atatttactgcactgCCTCCGTTCACTCTGGGGATATTCGACCGGCCTTGCAGCCAGCAGAACATGCTCCGTTTCCCACAGCTCTACAGAATCACCCAGAATGCCGAGGGCTTCAACACCAAG GTGTTTTGGGGTCACTGTATCAATGCACTGATTCATTCAATTATTCTCTTTTGGTTTCCGCTCAAAATGTTAGAGCATG ACTCTCCCTTCAGTGACGGGCAGGGAAATGACTACCTGTTTGCTGGGAATATGGTCTACACA tatgtgGTAGTTACAGTATGTCTTAAAGCTGGAATGGAGACCACCGCTTGGACCAGG TTTTCCCACCTGGCGGTGTGGGGAAGCATGATTCTCTGGATGGTCTTCTTCGCTGTCTACTCCGCCATCTGGCCCACCATCCCCATCGCCCCCGACATGCTGGGCCAG GCTGGCAAGGTGATGCAGTGCTGGCACTTCTGGCTAGGTCTGGTCCTGGTGCCTACTGCGTGTTTACTCAAAGACTTCGCTTGGACGGC CACACGTCGCACTGTGAGGAAGTCTCTtctggaggaggtgcaggagttGGAGGCTCGGGCCGTCGATCCCGGGGCAGCTGTACTTAGAGATGCCAGTGGCCGcag TCTAAACGAACGGGCCCATCTGCTGACAAGAGTCTTTAGGAAAACACCTTCAAGCGTAGGACGCTCGAACTCGGTGCAGCAGACTGTGTCAC ACGGTTATGCCTTCTCTCAGGAGGAGCACGGCGTGGTGTCCCAATCCCAGGTAGTGCGCTCCTATGACACCACCCGCCAACGCCCCAGCCTCTAG